In one window of Frigoriglobus tundricola DNA:
- a CDS encoding type I polyketide synthase, producing the protein MTPIADAKAVTSHAKREPDFEPLAIVGIGCLFPKAAGPGFFWANVKHGADGITDVPPTHWNPDDYFDADPKAPDMTYARRGGFLSAVDFNPLEFGIAPRDIEATDTTQLLGLVAAKQALTDAGVILSGGRKPPVPDGVVPNGVVPNGTQGAYAPRSDKTVDRDRVSVILGVTGTLELVIPLGARLGHPKWKRAMRDAGIPDELADDAAARIAESYVPWQENSFPGLLGNVVAGRIANKLDLGGTNCVVDAACASSLSAVHLAALELQAGRCDVAVTGGCDTFNDIFMFMCFSKTPALSPTGDAKPFDADGDGTILGEGLGVVVLKRLADAERAGDTIYAVLKSVASSSDGKGNAIYAPSAAGQKKALLAAYRLAGVTPDTIELVEAHGTGTKVGDTVEITALTDVYTTTAGTTAKPRPWAAIGSVKSQIGHTKSAAGAASLIKAALAVYSKVLPPTIKVKRPVDPLLAADSPFYVNGEMRPWLPRREHPRRAALSAFGFGGSNFHAVLEEYRAEKSEPDWDGSVEVVALGADTVQGLIQELDRLLVQVTQEDPAPHPPSLKGGGLEAPLPSGRGGGGLGSPTWEAFARAAETARAAFHPSAACRLAFAAHRTLTDLPKLLANARATLAADPDATAWHTPDGAHFGRGPAGKLAVLFPGQGSQYVGMLREVACLFPEALDALADANAAVAEFTHENTDSSRLTDRIYPPTTFDPERKNEADRTLRATRNAQPAIGAVSFGAWRALAERFGLKPDAFAGHSYGELVALAAAGRMSAHDLFTLSRVRGQLMATQRSGDPGTMLAVFATPSEIDAAMAREKLNVVVANRNAPKQTVLSGPTDHIERAGRLLSDAGLKATRLPVAAAFHSALVADAAVPFRAALDGLAFNSRNGTSGAAANGVHPKTSPVYANTTAAEYPDDAGAAKDLLANQLAQPVAFVEQVKAMADAGVRTFLEVGPGAVLTRLVELIVADVPGAAVDAFALDASGGRRSGVLDLGHALARLAAGGHPIALTEWEKGSRCRPPAVPAGRPGLTVSVCGANSVTPRAARPPRAPQHLALTNGNGKPAGTPAHAILARPKGAAMSDSPHTTPDPNALAQALAMTQQSLAALQRMQEQTAALHKQFLDSQESAQRTLQTLVDQQQTLLLTGLGAAPALPAAARPSVAAFAPAPAPVFAPPPPVPAPAPVPAAPARSSGPPATTILPASALPTTKLVPPAPAPQPRPAPAPVAKAPARDQVATALLGVVSEKTGYPVDSLDLSLSLDADLGVDSIKRVEILSALQEKLPEAPVVKPEHLGTLHTLQDVADFLAGPAAPAAAQDDEDALARTMAVSHEQLLQVRGGNGSADVSAVLLGVVSEKTGYPVDSLDLSLSLDADLGVDSIKRVEILSALQEKLPEAPVVKPEHLGTLHTLQDVADFLAGPAAPATARIPLFDAGESLSTKPVTPQIAVEPLPPDTVQLATQTSGKLAAGEPVANGTTKPGKGAGAPAPAPRQPTETVRLPVGPFSTETVDRSTLQVVDLDPRAPRAQVPLPAGAEFWVVADADPLTTATAQQLTARGLNVKVLGWGDASGTKLPAGPLVGLVLLAPVQPGPDSGLNRRAFDWLKLAAAKLRPAGRAGAAAFATVARLDGAFGLGDLTADADPTAGGLAGLAKTARQEWPEVACKAIDLSAAFTDPVAAATAVVEEVLSVGPAEVGIAPTHRCSLELARAARRPNAQLINLGARDVVLVTGGARGVTAEVVVALADTYGSTFILTGRTPTPAAEPEYLAGLTAEADIKKALADALGDAAPRAVGDAYKKVVAQREVRRTLERVRQAGAKAVYFPVDITDGRAVADMLHQVRVKYGPVSAVVHGAGVLADKRIEDLAGEQFDRVYSTKVDGLRTVLDLLGHEDLKALVLFSSTTARLGRVGQLAYACANEVLNKTAQVEARRRPGARVVAINWGPWDGGMVTPGLRKLFESEGVGVIPLQDGAMFLIQELNAAGRAVEVTALAKPPARGPGGSGIAPVPAAAPTGPVLSPPSPLPSADLTQAFERAVDVASHPVLKSHVLDGLAVLPVALHLEWLAHAAMHGNPGLQFIGFNDLRVTAGLKVEAGAAVPLRALAGKAVKQDKTFVVPVELRGRRKDGREVVYSRAEIVLAPALPKPPPADAAPAVTPVPYTVPQAYRELLFHGPDLHGIAEIAGRAPRAFVGSAHPAPPPADWFDAPLRSGWTADPLVLDAAFQMMILWTQGEHNTGSLPSFVGRYRQFRKGFPADPVTVVIRVTRDDARFARADIDFLAADGQVIAQMQDYECVMEPTLNASFRKNQLALK; encoded by the coding sequence ATGACACCGATTGCAGACGCAAAAGCCGTAACGTCGCACGCGAAACGTGAACCGGACTTCGAACCGCTGGCCATCGTCGGCATCGGCTGCCTGTTCCCGAAAGCGGCCGGGCCGGGGTTCTTCTGGGCGAACGTCAAGCACGGCGCCGACGGCATCACCGACGTGCCGCCGACGCACTGGAACCCGGACGACTACTTCGACGCCGACCCCAAGGCGCCGGACATGACCTACGCCCGCCGCGGCGGGTTCCTCTCCGCGGTCGATTTCAACCCGCTCGAGTTCGGCATCGCCCCGCGCGACATCGAGGCCACCGACACCACCCAACTGCTCGGCCTCGTTGCGGCGAAGCAAGCGCTGACGGACGCGGGCGTGATTCTGAGCGGGGGGCGTAAGCCCCCTGTGCCCGACGGAGTTGTGCCCAACGGAGTTGTGCCAAACGGTACACAGGGGGCTTACGCCCCCCGCTCCGACAAGACCGTGGATCGCGACCGCGTGTCGGTCATTCTCGGAGTGACGGGCACCCTGGAACTCGTGATTCCGCTCGGCGCGCGGCTCGGCCACCCGAAGTGGAAGCGGGCGATGCGCGACGCCGGCATTCCGGACGAACTCGCGGACGACGCGGCCGCCCGCATCGCCGAAAGTTACGTCCCGTGGCAGGAGAACAGCTTCCCCGGCCTGCTCGGGAACGTGGTCGCGGGGCGCATCGCCAACAAGCTGGACCTCGGCGGCACCAACTGTGTCGTCGATGCCGCGTGCGCCAGTTCGCTCAGCGCCGTTCACCTCGCGGCGCTCGAGCTGCAAGCCGGGCGCTGCGACGTCGCGGTGACCGGCGGGTGCGACACGTTCAACGACATCTTCATGTTCATGTGCTTCAGCAAGACCCCGGCGCTGTCGCCGACGGGCGACGCGAAGCCGTTCGACGCCGACGGGGACGGCACCATTCTCGGCGAGGGGCTGGGGGTGGTGGTGCTGAAGCGCCTCGCGGACGCCGAGCGCGCCGGCGACACGATTTACGCGGTCCTCAAGAGCGTCGCCTCGTCCAGTGACGGTAAGGGCAACGCGATCTACGCGCCGAGCGCCGCCGGGCAGAAGAAGGCGCTGCTGGCCGCGTACCGCCTCGCGGGCGTGACCCCCGACACCATCGAACTCGTCGAGGCGCACGGTACCGGCACGAAGGTCGGCGACACGGTCGAGATCACCGCCCTGACCGACGTGTACACCACGACCGCCGGCACGACCGCGAAGCCGCGCCCGTGGGCCGCCATCGGCTCCGTGAAGTCGCAGATCGGGCACACGAAGTCGGCGGCGGGGGCCGCGTCGCTCATCAAGGCGGCGCTCGCGGTGTACTCCAAGGTGCTGCCGCCGACGATCAAGGTGAAGCGGCCGGTCGATCCGCTGCTCGCGGCCGATTCGCCGTTCTACGTGAACGGCGAAATGCGGCCGTGGCTCCCGCGGCGCGAGCACCCGCGCCGCGCCGCCCTGTCCGCGTTCGGTTTCGGCGGGAGCAACTTCCACGCGGTGCTCGAAGAGTACCGCGCCGAGAAGAGCGAGCCGGACTGGGACGGCTCGGTGGAGGTCGTCGCGCTCGGCGCCGACACGGTGCAAGGGCTGATTCAGGAACTCGATCGGCTGTTGGTGCAGGTGACGCAAGAAGACCCAGCCCCCCACCCCCCCTCCCTGAAGGGAGGGGGGCTTGAAGCCCCCCTCCCTTCAGGGAGGGGGGGTGGGGGGCTGGGTTCTCCCACCTGGGAGGCCTTCGCCCGCGCCGCGGAAACGGCCCGCGCGGCGTTCCACCCGTCCGCCGCGTGCCGACTCGCCTTTGCGGCGCACCGCACGCTGACCGACCTGCCGAAACTGCTCGCCAACGCCAGGGCCACGCTCGCCGCCGACCCGGACGCGACCGCGTGGCACACTCCGGACGGCGCGCATTTCGGCCGCGGCCCTGCGGGCAAACTCGCGGTGCTGTTCCCCGGCCAGGGATCGCAGTACGTCGGAATGTTGCGCGAAGTCGCCTGTCTGTTCCCCGAAGCGCTGGACGCCCTCGCAGATGCGAACGCCGCGGTTGCTGAGTTCACACACGAGAACACCGATTCGAGCCGCCTGACGGACCGCATTTACCCGCCGACCACTTTCGACCCCGAGCGGAAAAATGAGGCCGACCGCACACTCCGCGCCACGCGGAACGCGCAACCGGCCATCGGCGCGGTGAGCTTCGGGGCGTGGCGCGCCCTGGCCGAACGGTTCGGGCTGAAGCCGGACGCGTTCGCCGGCCACAGCTACGGCGAACTCGTCGCGCTCGCCGCCGCTGGTCGTATGAGTGCGCACGACCTGTTCACCCTCTCCCGCGTGCGCGGGCAACTGATGGCGACCCAGCGGAGCGGCGATCCCGGCACCATGCTGGCCGTCTTCGCCACCCCATCGGAGATCGATGCCGCGATGGCCCGCGAAAAACTGAACGTCGTCGTCGCGAACCGCAACGCGCCGAAGCAAACGGTCCTTTCAGGCCCCACCGACCACATCGAGCGGGCCGGCCGGCTGCTCTCCGATGCCGGCCTGAAGGCCACCCGGCTGCCGGTCGCGGCCGCGTTCCATTCCGCCCTCGTTGCCGACGCCGCGGTGCCGTTCCGCGCCGCGCTCGACGGGCTGGCGTTCAACAGCCGGAACGGTACTTCCGGGGCCGCCGCCAACGGGGTTCACCCTAAAACTTCGCCGGTTTACGCGAACACGACCGCGGCCGAGTATCCGGACGACGCGGGCGCGGCGAAGGACCTGCTCGCCAACCAGCTCGCGCAACCGGTCGCGTTTGTGGAACAGGTGAAGGCGATGGCCGACGCCGGGGTCCGCACGTTCCTGGAAGTCGGTCCCGGAGCGGTGCTGACGCGGCTGGTTGAGCTGATTGTGGCGGACGTGCCGGGGGCGGCGGTTGACGCCTTCGCTCTCGATGCGTCTGGGGGTAGGCGTTCGGGTGTGCTAGATTTGGGGCACGCACTGGCGCGTCTGGCCGCCGGAGGCCACCCCATCGCGCTCACCGAGTGGGAGAAGGGCAGCCGCTGCCGGCCGCCCGCGGTCCCGGCTGGGAGGCCCGGCCTGACGGTGAGCGTGTGCGGAGCGAACTCCGTCACGCCACGCGCCGCACGACCGCCCCGTGCCCCGCAACACCTCGCCCTGACTAATGGCAACGGCAAGCCGGCCGGAACACCCGCACACGCGATTCTCGCACGGCCGAAGGGGGCCGCGATGTCCGATTCGCCACACACCACACCCGACCCGAACGCGCTCGCTCAGGCGCTCGCGATGACCCAGCAGAGCCTGGCCGCGCTCCAGCGGATGCAGGAGCAGACGGCGGCGCTGCACAAGCAGTTCCTCGACTCCCAGGAGTCGGCCCAGCGGACGCTCCAGACGCTCGTCGATCAGCAACAAACGCTCCTGCTCACCGGGCTCGGTGCGGCGCCGGCACTGCCCGCCGCGGCGCGCCCGTCTGTCGCCGCTTTCGCCCCCGCGCCGGCACCGGTTTTCGCACCACCGCCTCCAGTTCCGGCTCCGGCACCCGTCCCCGCGGCGCCGGCTCGGTCGTCGGGCCCGCCGGCGACGACCATTTTGCCCGCATCGGCGCTGCCGACAACCAAGCTCGTACCGCCGGCCCCCGCGCCGCAACCCCGGCCGGCCCCGGCTCCCGTGGCGAAGGCGCCGGCCCGCGATCAGGTCGCAACGGCGCTTCTGGGCGTGGTGTCGGAGAAGACGGGGTACCCGGTGGACAGCCTGGACCTGTCGCTGTCCCTGGACGCGGACCTGGGTGTGGACTCGATCAAGCGCGTGGAGATCCTGTCGGCGCTTCAGGAGAAGCTGCCCGAGGCGCCGGTGGTGAAGCCGGAGCACCTGGGCACGCTGCACACGCTCCAGGACGTGGCCGACTTCCTCGCCGGACCCGCCGCACCCGCGGCCGCGCAGGACGACGAGGACGCGCTCGCCCGCACGATGGCGGTGAGCCACGAGCAACTGCTCCAGGTCCGCGGCGGGAACGGCTCCGCGGACGTGTCCGCGGTCCTTCTGGGTGTGGTGTCGGAGAAGACGGGGTACCCGGTGGACAGCCTGGACCTGTCGCTGTCCCTGGACGCGGACCTGGGTGTGGACTCGATCAAGCGCGTGGAGATCCTGTCGGCGCTTCAGGAGAAGCTGCCCGAGGCGCCGGTGGTGAAGCCGGAGCACCTGGGCACGCTGCACACGCTCCAGGACGTGGCCGACTTCCTCGCCGGACCCGCCGCACCCGCGACCGCCCGGATTCCGCTCTTCGACGCGGGCGAGAGCCTGTCCACCAAGCCCGTTACCCCGCAAATCGCCGTTGAGCCGCTCCCTCCGGACACGGTGCAACTGGCCACTCAGACGTCGGGGAAGTTAGCGGCGGGGGAACCGGTCGCGAACGGAACAACGAAGCCGGGGAAGGGGGCCGGCGCTCCGGCGCCCGCCCCGCGGCAGCCGACCGAAACCGTCCGGCTGCCGGTCGGCCCGTTCAGTACCGAAACCGTGGACCGCAGCACCCTCCAGGTGGTGGATCTGGACCCGCGTGCGCCGCGGGCGCAGGTGCCGTTGCCGGCCGGGGCCGAGTTCTGGGTGGTGGCTGATGCCGACCCGCTGACCACCGCGACGGCCCAACAGTTGACCGCCCGCGGGCTGAACGTGAAGGTGCTGGGCTGGGGCGACGCGAGCGGCACGAAGCTCCCCGCCGGGCCGCTCGTGGGGCTGGTGCTTCTGGCGCCGGTCCAGCCCGGACCGGACTCCGGCCTGAACCGGCGGGCGTTCGACTGGTTGAAGCTGGCGGCGGCGAAGCTCCGCCCGGCCGGTCGGGCCGGGGCCGCGGCGTTCGCCACCGTCGCCCGGTTGGACGGCGCGTTCGGCCTGGGCGACCTGACCGCGGACGCCGACCCGACCGCCGGCGGGCTGGCCGGGCTCGCGAAGACCGCGCGCCAGGAGTGGCCGGAGGTGGCCTGCAAGGCGATCGACCTGTCGGCCGCGTTCACCGACCCGGTCGCCGCGGCGACCGCCGTCGTCGAAGAGGTGCTGTCGGTCGGCCCGGCGGAAGTCGGCATCGCCCCGACGCACCGCTGCTCGCTGGAACTGGCCCGTGCCGCGCGGCGACCGAACGCCCAGCTCATCAACCTCGGCGCGCGGGACGTGGTCCTCGTCACCGGCGGCGCCCGCGGGGTCACGGCCGAGGTGGTGGTGGCGCTGGCCGATACGTACGGCTCAACGTTCATCCTCACCGGCCGGACCCCGACCCCGGCGGCGGAGCCCGAGTACCTCGCCGGTCTAACGGCCGAGGCGGACATCAAGAAGGCCCTCGCCGACGCGCTCGGCGACGCGGCGCCGCGGGCGGTCGGGGACGCGTACAAGAAAGTGGTCGCCCAGCGCGAGGTCCGCCGCACCCTGGAGCGCGTCCGGCAGGCCGGCGCGAAGGCGGTGTACTTCCCGGTGGACATCACCGACGGCCGGGCCGTGGCCGACATGCTCCACCAGGTGCGCGTCAAGTACGGTCCGGTGTCCGCCGTCGTTCACGGGGCCGGCGTGCTGGCCGACAAGCGGATCGAGGACCTGGCCGGCGAGCAGTTCGACCGCGTGTACTCCACCAAGGTGGACGGGCTCCGCACGGTCCTCGATCTGCTGGGCCACGAGGACCTGAAGGCGCTGGTGCTGTTCAGCTCCACGACCGCCCGGCTGGGGCGCGTCGGCCAGCTCGCGTACGCCTGTGCCAACGAGGTGCTGAACAAGACCGCCCAGGTTGAAGCGCGGCGCCGGCCGGGCGCGCGGGTGGTGGCGATCAACTGGGGGCCGTGGGACGGCGGCATGGTCACGCCCGGCCTGCGGAAGCTGTTCGAGTCCGAGGGCGTGGGCGTCATCCCGCTCCAGGACGGCGCGATGTTCCTGATTCAGGAGTTGAACGCGGCCGGGCGCGCGGTGGAGGTGACCGCGCTGGCGAAGCCGCCGGCCCGGGGCCCGGGCGGCTCCGGGATCGCGCCGGTGCCCGCCGCGGCCCCGACCGGCCCGGTGCTGTCCCCGCCGAGTCCGCTCCCGTCCGCCGATCTCACGCAGGCGTTCGAGCGCGCCGTGGACGTGGCCTCGCACCCGGTGCTGAAGTCGCACGTCCTCGACGGGCTCGCCGTGCTGCCGGTGGCGCTGCACCTGGAGTGGCTCGCGCACGCCGCCATGCACGGGAACCCGGGCCTCCAGTTCATCGGGTTCAACGACCTGCGGGTGACGGCCGGGCTGAAGGTGGAGGCCGGCGCGGCGGTGCCGCTCCGGGCCCTGGCCGGTAAGGCGGTGAAGCAGGACAAGACGTTCGTGGTGCCGGTGGAGCTGCGCGGGCGGAGGAAGGACGGGCGCGAGGTGGTGTACTCGCGGGCGGAGATCGTCCTCGCCCCGGCGCTGCCCAAGCCGCCGCCGGCCGACGCGGCGCCGGCCGTGACGCCGGTGCCGTACACCGTGCCCCAGGCGTACCGCGAGCTCCTGTTCCACGGCCCGGACCTGCACGGCATCGCTGAGATCGCCGGCCGCGCCCCGCGCGCGTTCGTCGGCAGCGCGCACCCGGCCCCGCCGCCGGCCGACTGGTTCGACGCGCCGCTCCGGTCCGGCTGGACCGCGGACCCGCTCGTGCTGGACGCGGCGTTCCAGATGATGATCCTCTGGACGCAGGGCGAACACAACACGGGCTCGCTGCCGAGCTTCGTGGGCCGGTACCGGCAGTTCCGCAAGGGGTTCCCGGCCGACCCGGTCACGGTGGTGATCCGCGTCACCCGCGACGACGCCCGGTTCGCGCGGGCCGATATCGACTTCCTCGCCGCGGACGGCCAGGTGATCGCCCAGATGCAGGACTACGAGTGCGTCATGGAGCCGACGCTCAACGCCTCGTTCCGCAAGAACCAGCTCGCTCTTAAGTAG